The following proteins are co-located in the Streptococcus anginosus genome:
- the lacG gene encoding 6-phospho-beta-galactosidase, with protein MFQLPEDFIFGGATAAYQVEGATKEGGKGPVAWDEFLEKQGRFLADPASDFYHQYSKDIELCEKFGINGLRLSIAWSRIFPNGRGEVNQEGVDFYHRVFAECAKHHVLPFVTLHHFDTPKVLFDQGDFLNRDTIEAFVEYAEFCFQEFPEVHHWSTFNEIYPVATNQYLLGVFPPGIQYDLSKVIQCLHNMMYAHARVVNLFKEKGYLSEIGVVHSLETKYPATDSEEDKYAAFLDDALSIRFLLDATYLGYYSNETMEALNEICAANNASYEFLESDFEEMKKASHRNDYLGINHYQCHFVKAYQGESTIHHNGTGDKGTSVYKVKGIGERIYKEGIERTDWDWIIYPEGLYDLLLRIKKDYPHYQKIYITENGMGYKDEFDNGIVMDKPRIDYLKVYLQSLSKAIDAGVVVKGYFLWSLMDVFSWSNGYNKRYGLFYVDFETQKRYPKESAYWYKHVSETKIVI; from the coding sequence ATGTTTCAATTACCAGAAGATTTTATTTTTGGCGGTGCGACTGCTGCCTATCAAGTAGAAGGAGCTACAAAAGAAGGTGGAAAAGGTCCAGTCGCTTGGGATGAATTTTTAGAAAAACAAGGACGATTTTTGGCAGATCCAGCCAGCGATTTTTATCATCAATATTCAAAAGATATTGAGTTGTGTGAGAAGTTCGGCATCAATGGTTTGCGCTTGTCTATTGCTTGGAGTCGGATTTTTCCGAATGGACGTGGTGAAGTGAATCAAGAAGGAGTAGATTTTTATCACCGTGTGTTTGCTGAATGTGCGAAACACCACGTCCTGCCATTTGTTACATTGCATCACTTTGATACTCCGAAAGTTTTGTTTGATCAAGGTGATTTTCTCAATCGTGATACGATTGAAGCGTTTGTGGAATATGCTGAATTTTGTTTTCAAGAATTTCCAGAGGTTCATCATTGGAGCACTTTTAACGAAATTTATCCTGTAGCGACCAATCAATACTTGCTCGGTGTCTTTCCTCCGGGGATTCAGTACGATTTGAGTAAGGTGATTCAATGCCTGCACAATATGATGTATGCGCATGCGCGTGTAGTAAATCTTTTCAAGGAGAAGGGGTACCTTAGTGAAATTGGAGTGGTGCATTCTTTGGAAACAAAATATCCAGCAACAGACAGCGAAGAAGATAAGTATGCAGCTTTTCTGGATGATGCGCTTTCTATTCGTTTCTTGCTAGATGCTACTTATCTAGGTTATTATTCAAACGAAACAATGGAAGCTCTTAATGAAATTTGCGCTGCTAACAATGCTAGTTATGAATTCCTTGAAAGTGACTTTGAAGAAATGAAAAAAGCTAGTCACCGAAATGATTATCTTGGAATCAATCATTATCAATGTCATTTTGTTAAGGCTTATCAGGGCGAATCAACCATTCATCATAATGGAACGGGTGATAAAGGCACTTCGGTTTATAAAGTGAAAGGCATTGGAGAACGGATTTACAAGGAAGGGATTGAACGAACAGACTGGGATTGGATTATTTACCCAGAAGGCTTGTATGACCTTTTATTGAGAATTAAGAAAGACTATCCACATTATCAAAAGATTTATATTACTGAAAATGGAATGGGCTATAAAGACGAGTTTGACAATGGTATCGTCATGGATAAGCCACGGATTGATTATTTGAAAGTGTATTTGCAATCTCTAAGCAAAGCTATTGATGCTGGTGTTGTGGTAAAAGGGTATTTTCTTTGGTCTTTAATGGATGTTTTCTCATGGTCAAATGGCTACAATAAGCGCTATGGCTTGTTTTACGTTGATTTTGAAACTCAAAAGCGTTACCCTAAGGAATCAGCTTATTGGTACAAGCATGTTAGTGAAACAAAGATTGTGATTTAA
- a CDS encoding PTS lactose/cellobiose transporter subunit IIA, with amino-acid sequence MNKNELQMLGFEIVAYSGDARSCLLNLLKEVRQGNFTNVDAALKEADENLNLAHNSQTQILAQEAAGEDLDLGFIFIHGQDHLMTTLLLKELIVDFIELYKNQYKED; translated from the coding sequence ATGAATAAAAACGAATTACAAATGTTAGGATTTGAAATCGTAGCTTATTCGGGGGATGCACGTAGTTGTTTACTGAATTTGCTGAAAGAGGTTCGTCAAGGTAATTTTACAAATGTAGATGCTGCTTTAAAAGAAGCAGATGAAAATTTAAATTTAGCCCACAATTCACAAACGCAGATTTTAGCACAAGAGGCAGCTGGAGAAGATTTAGATTTAGGATTTATCTTTATTCACGGTCAAGATCATTTGATGACGACATTATTGTTAAAAGAATTGATCGTAGATTTTATTGAATTATATAAAAATCAATACAAGGAGGACTAA
- a CDS encoding PTS lactose transporter subunit IIBC has product MNGIIKQIEKGKPFFEKISRNIYLGAIRDGFLAAMPAILFSSIFILLAAIPEIFGFKLPNDVSTWLWKVYGYSMGVVAVLVSATTARCLSESMNRNMPTNKTINSVSVMLASIVSFLLLSVDQIENGLANGYMGTKGILAAFVAAFITVNVYKFCVLKDITIKMPKEVPGTISQTFRDVFPFSFAVFAAVLIDTIVRYFFGHSFAEAVITLLQPLFTAADGYLGISIIWGAMALFWFVGVHGPSIVEPAIVAIIYANVETNLQLVKAGHHASNVLTVGLGNFVGTMGGTGATLVVPFLFMLFAKSKQLKAVGKASFVPVCFAVNEPLLFATPIILNPYFFIPFLITPMINVCAFKFFVDVLGMNSFMYVLPWATPAPIGLILGTGAGILSIVLMLLLIVVDSLIYLPFIKAYDDSLVEEEAKKAEVIELEEAAEAEIDDQIQAVADGKHHNILVLCAGAGTSAMLANALTEGAAELGIDLSSTAGAYGSHYDIMKDFDMIVLAPQVNSYYEDIKKDTDKLGIKLVATKGAEYIKLTRDPKGAVQFVLSHFE; this is encoded by the coding sequence ATGAACGGAATTATCAAACAAATCGAGAAAGGAAAACCTTTCTTTGAAAAAATATCACGCAATATTTATCTGGGTGCTATTCGTGACGGCTTTTTAGCCGCCATGCCTGCAATTTTATTTTCAAGTATTTTTATCTTGCTAGCAGCAATTCCAGAAATTTTTGGATTTAAGTTGCCAAATGACGTTTCCACCTGGCTTTGGAAAGTATATGGCTATTCTATGGGTGTAGTAGCTGTTCTCGTGTCCGCTACGACCGCTCGTTGTTTGTCAGAATCAATGAACCGCAATATGCCGACCAACAAGACTATCAATTCGGTTTCTGTTATGTTGGCTTCCATTGTGAGCTTCCTCCTTTTAAGTGTGGATCAAATTGAAAACGGTTTAGCCAATGGCTACATGGGAACAAAAGGGATTTTAGCAGCTTTTGTAGCAGCTTTTATCACGGTGAATGTTTATAAATTCTGTGTATTGAAAGACATTACTATTAAGATGCCAAAAGAAGTTCCTGGAACGATTTCTCAAACTTTCCGTGACGTCTTTCCATTTTCATTTGCAGTATTTGCTGCTGTCCTGATTGATACAATCGTACGTTATTTCTTTGGGCATTCATTTGCAGAAGCTGTTATCACGCTTCTCCAACCTTTGTTTACCGCAGCTGATGGCTATTTAGGAATTTCAATTATTTGGGGAGCAATGGCGCTCTTCTGGTTTGTTGGTGTGCATGGTCCTTCAATTGTAGAACCAGCTATTGTCGCGATTATTTATGCAAATGTGGAAACAAATTTACAGTTGGTAAAAGCAGGTCATCATGCTTCAAACGTGTTGACAGTTGGACTTGGAAACTTCGTTGGCACAATGGGTGGTACAGGTGCAACATTGGTTGTTCCATTCCTCTTCATGCTCTTTGCAAAATCTAAGCAATTAAAAGCTGTCGGAAAAGCTTCCTTTGTTCCGGTTTGTTTTGCAGTCAATGAACCATTGTTGTTTGCAACACCGATTATTTTAAATCCTTATTTCTTTATTCCATTTTTAATCACTCCAATGATCAATGTTTGTGCTTTCAAGTTCTTTGTTGATGTGTTAGGTATGAACAGTTTTATGTATGTCCTTCCTTGGGCAACACCAGCACCGATTGGCTTGATTTTAGGTACGGGTGCAGGAATCTTATCTATTGTGTTGATGCTGTTGTTGATTGTAGTTGATTCTCTCATCTACCTTCCATTTATCAAAGCGTACGATGATTCATTAGTAGAAGAAGAAGCGAAAAAGGCAGAAGTGATTGAGCTTGAAGAAGCAGCAGAAGCTGAAATAGACGATCAAATTCAAGCGGTTGCAGATGGAAAGCATCATAATATTTTGGTTCTATGTGCCGGTGCAGGGACAAGCGCCATGCTAGCAAATGCACTAACAGAAGGTGCAGCAGAACTAGGCATAGACCTCAGTTCAACAGCTGGTGCTTATGGTTCGCACTACGATATTATGAAAGATTTTGACATGATTGTGCTAGCTCCACAAGTCAATTCTTACTATGAAGATATTAAGAAAGATACGGATAAATTGGGCATCAAACTTGTTGCGACAAAAGGTGCTGAATATATCAAATTGACGCGTGATCCTAAAGGTGCTGTGCAATTCGTTCTTTCGCATTTTGAATAA
- a CDS encoding glycosyl hydrolase 53 family protein, protein MKIGLRLSLVFAASLCLLGGVIPIKANENTKIRVDKVENLSSDFIMGTDISTVIAQEQSGVEYKDENGNVKDIFDILKENGVNYIRVRVWNNPYDHNGHGYGAGNSDIEKAIEIGKRATAHGMRLLVDFHYSDFWADPGRQVPPKDWTNMNVSEKSEALYQYTKASLEKIKAAGVDVGMVQVGNETTSSGIAGEAGEERYQLFAAGAKAVREVDATILIAFHFTNPDKTETILNYAKGLSDHHIDYDVFATSYYSFWHGNLDNLTSVLKTVTEKYGKKTLVAETSYAYTLEDGDGQQNVIRTQNQMLVGGYPASVQGQSHALRDVIDAANKASTLGIFYWEPAWTPVSSKGKEVNTSIWEKYGSGWASSAAIGYDPNVNQENYGGSEWDNQALFDFTGKALPSLATFKYVYTGLNTNLEYDKNEETELQESLLSNSSFEEEDLSDYTFNDFIKRRQDTPKTGKYAMNFYNGTSDYTTGVERKVTLPAGTYQFSAQIQGGDTNASEDIYAFARAEAVNVQSEKVKLAGWSNWQTAKLNFTLTKETEVTLGVFVKANKGSWGTIDDLLLTREGVDKTKLETALSSAKEKLAETMHYTKDSLANLKEQVEEAQAILQKDDATQAEIDAECEALQTAIQTLVPLENQSSSNVQHEDGKKTKENSNNKEQKGENSHAGLTDSDSSNKNGKSSQTNRNKGTLPTTSDKKLAKTKELLPSTGTSMSYLAGIGVVFLSVFVAVISKKNNQ, encoded by the coding sequence ATGAAAATAGGATTAAGATTATCGCTTGTTTTTGCTGCTAGTCTTTGTTTGCTTGGAGGAGTCATTCCTATTAAAGCTAATGAAAATACTAAAATACGTGTTGATAAAGTAGAAAATTTATCATCTGATTTTATCATGGGGACGGATATTTCAACAGTAATTGCTCAAGAACAAAGTGGTGTAGAGTACAAAGATGAAAATGGGAATGTCAAAGATATCTTTGATATTTTGAAAGAAAATGGTGTGAATTATATTCGTGTCAGAGTATGGAATAATCCTTATGATCATAACGGACATGGTTATGGCGCTGGAAATAGCGATATAGAAAAGGCGATTGAGATTGGCAAACGAGCTACAGCACATGGTATGCGGCTACTAGTGGACTTTCATTATTCAGATTTTTGGGCTGATCCAGGACGTCAAGTTCCACCAAAAGATTGGACAAATATGAATGTGTCTGAAAAATCAGAGGCTTTATATCAATACACCAAAGCTAGTCTTGAAAAAATAAAAGCAGCTGGTGTCGATGTTGGAATGGTTCAAGTTGGTAATGAAACAACGAGTAGCGGGATAGCAGGTGAAGCAGGAGAGGAACGCTATCAGTTGTTTGCAGCAGGCGCCAAAGCAGTGCGAGAAGTGGATGCAACTATACTGATAGCTTTTCATTTTACCAACCCAGATAAAACGGAAACGATACTGAATTACGCAAAAGGTTTATCAGATCACCATATTGATTATGATGTATTTGCTACTAGTTATTATAGTTTTTGGCATGGTAATTTAGATAATCTGACTTCAGTTTTAAAGACAGTGACCGAAAAGTATGGGAAAAAGACACTTGTAGCAGAGACTTCTTATGCCTATACATTAGAAGATGGAGATGGTCAACAAAATGTTATCCGAACACAAAATCAAATGCTGGTAGGTGGTTATCCTGCCTCTGTTCAGGGACAATCGCATGCCTTACGAGATGTCATTGATGCAGCGAATAAAGCAAGTACATTAGGCATCTTTTATTGGGAACCAGCTTGGACACCGGTTAGTTCCAAAGGAAAAGAAGTAAATACATCTATTTGGGAGAAATACGGTTCGGGCTGGGCTTCTAGTGCCGCCATTGGGTATGATCCAAATGTCAATCAGGAAAATTACGGTGGCTCTGAATGGGATAATCAAGCATTGTTTGATTTTACAGGAAAAGCTTTGCCGTCACTTGCGACATTTAAATATGTTTATACTGGGTTGAATACAAATCTAGAATATGATAAGAATGAAGAAACAGAGCTGCAAGAGAGTTTGTTATCAAATTCTAGCTTTGAGGAAGAAGATCTTTCAGATTATACTTTTAACGATTTTATCAAGCGTAGACAAGACACGCCTAAAACAGGCAAGTATGCCATGAATTTCTACAATGGCACAAGCGATTATACAACTGGCGTTGAAAGAAAGGTAACACTTCCAGCAGGAACTTATCAATTTTCTGCTCAAATTCAAGGTGGTGATACAAATGCTTCAGAAGATATTTATGCTTTTGCTCGTGCTGAGGCAGTAAATGTTCAAAGTGAAAAAGTCAAACTAGCTGGTTGGTCAAATTGGCAGACAGCGAAATTGAACTTTACACTAACAAAAGAGACAGAGGTGACACTGGGAGTATTTGTGAAAGCAAATAAAGGTTCATGGGGAACAATTGACGATTTGCTTTTAACCAGAGAAGGAGTAGATAAGACAAAGTTGGAAACCGCTCTTTCTTCGGCAAAAGAAAAATTAGCGGAAACTATGCATTATACAAAGGATTCACTTGCGAACTTAAAAGAACAAGTAGAAGAGGCGCAAGCTATTTTACAAAAAGATGATGCGACACAAGCAGAGATTGATGCAGAATGTGAAGCATTACAGACTGCTATTCAGACCCTTGTACCACTAGAAAATCAATCTTCATCTAATGTTCAGCATGAAGATGGTAAAAAAACAAAGGAAAATTCTAATAATAAAGAACAAAAAGGAGAAAACTCCCATGCTGGGTTGACAGATTCTGATTCGTCTAATAAAAATGGGAAGTCTTCTCAAACGAATAGGAACAAGGGAACTTTGCCTACTACAAGTGACAAAAAATTAGCTAAAACCAAAGAATTATTACCAAGTACAGGAACTAGCATGTCATATTTAGCTGGTATCGGTGTTGTTTTTCTGAGTGTATTTGTTGCTGTCATTTCTAAGAAAAATAACCAATAA
- a CDS encoding GIY-YIG nuclease family protein, protein MEIKAYMYVLECSDGSLYTGYTTDVKKRVDTHNAGKGAKYTRARLPVTLLYQEEFPDKPSAMSAEALFKRKTRQQKLEYIADKKK, encoded by the coding sequence ATGGAAATTAAAGCCTATATGTACGTTCTGGAATGTTCCGATGGCTCTCTCTACACAGGGTATACGACCGATGTCAAAAAACGAGTAGACACACATAATGCTGGAAAAGGCGCCAAATATACCCGTGCACGATTACCTGTTACTCTTTTGTATCAAGAAGAATTTCCCGACAAACCTTCTGCCATGTCAGCCGAGGCCCTCTTTAAAAGAAAAACACGACAACAAAAATTAGAATATATTGCAGATAAGAAAAAGTAG
- a CDS encoding tRNA1(Val) (adenine(37)-N6)-methyltransferase → MAEILLKDGERVNQLFSTDVKIIQNREVFSYSVDSVLLSRFPNLPKRGLIVDLCAGNGAVGLFASTRTKAQIIAVEIQERLADMAERSIELNGLTHQMQVIQDDLKYLTHYIDGSKVDMILCNPPYFKVDEHSNLNASQHYLLARHEIATNLEEICQISQRVLKSNGRLAIVHRPERFLDIVDTMTAHNLAPKRIQFVYPKANREANMLLIEAIKDGSRDGLKILPPLFIHNEDGSYTPEIHEIYYGN, encoded by the coding sequence ATGGCAGAAATTCTTTTAAAAGACGGTGAGCGAGTCAATCAGCTCTTTTCTACTGACGTCAAAATTATTCAAAATCGAGAGGTCTTTAGCTACTCAGTAGATAGCGTGCTCCTCTCTCGCTTTCCAAATTTACCTAAACGTGGTCTTATCGTGGATCTTTGTGCTGGAAATGGTGCCGTTGGGCTTTTTGCAAGCACCCGAACCAAGGCTCAAATCATAGCAGTTGAAATTCAAGAGAGACTGGCAGATATGGCAGAGCGCTCTATTGAGCTAAATGGTTTAACCCACCAAATGCAGGTCATTCAAGATGATTTGAAATATCTCACCCACTATATCGACGGTAGCAAAGTGGACATGATCCTCTGCAATCCGCCTTATTTCAAAGTAGATGAGCATTCTAATCTCAACGCAAGTCAACACTATCTGCTTGCACGGCATGAAATTGCGACAAATCTGGAAGAAATCTGTCAAATTTCCCAACGGGTCTTGAAATCCAACGGACGCTTAGCAATAGTTCATCGTCCCGAACGATTCCTTGATATTGTTGACACTATGACTGCTCACAATTTAGCACCAAAACGCATTCAATTTGTTTACCCAAAAGCAAATCGCGAAGCCAATATGCTCCTCATTGAAGCTATTAAAGATGGTTCTCGTGATGGTCTAAAAATCCTGCCACCGCTTTTCATTCATAATGAAGATGGCAGCTACACTCCAGAAATTCATGAGATTTACTATGGAAATTAA